A DNA window from Bubalus bubalis isolate 160015118507 breed Murrah chromosome 20, NDDB_SH_1, whole genome shotgun sequence contains the following coding sequences:
- the C20H15orf39 gene encoding uncharacterized protein C15orf39 homolog isoform X2, translating to MAEKRPLGTLGPVMYGKLPRLEADLGPGHSLPPSAGNQDPCGYKGAYFSCPMGAPPKTGSERLAPWTPYPPLYPTSMPGPPLRANNLLTSCLLYRPSTESSEKVQDSGPVELLPFGPQSHSYPGPPLAAPKPVYRSPLCYGLSTCLGEGAPKKPLDVDWTLVTGSLLPPVDPSCSLPPASGKGQFLDGTFLRGVPAGASDKDSSVSFSPCQAFLEKYRALHGTGFLASKYASPFSGDPKQALSEGPPSPWTQLAQPLGPACQDPVPPHYPLPHPTQPVPCPPACRHPEKPGSYGPVLPLQPLGAPKGAGYPAGGLNSPYLRQQAIQTPYMPPVGLDTYAYPSAPLPAPSPGLKLEPPLTPRCPLDFAPQTLGFPYAREDLSLYGASPGLGGTPPSQNSVQALPKPGAFQRACQPLPASRPCSEPMRPAEKPVQEAEEKMWLPSCRKEQPQPQPQPQPQPRLDEHPGAPIVIGDSPVPRTPPPLPPCAQERQSLPQNEGSLPPSSPPMPVIDNVFSLAPYRDYLDVPAPEAPAEPEPAPAPNESHNRDCGRSLPAQEAPSSEHPSLKEEVALDLSVKKTTAEASPTKVPHPMGRAKPTAAVDMPAAGSNVSNVPGMGDTVSNPQGLQKAVTEAPEPPGVPVTTEATPRTNFHSSVAFMFRKFKIIRPAPLPATAVPAAPTLAPAPAQPAPTPTPVPPGLQMLTQPLPMACFGLTLPSPPAVAMASPASAPAPAPSPAPAPAPAPAPVAGPSPASTPTMADSSEQHFTGLHASLCDAISGSVAHSPPEKLREWLATSGPWGRAAWQDCQGVQGLLGKLLSQLQSFVCTQQCPFPHVVRAGAIFVPIHLVKERLFPRLPPASVDHVLQEHRVELRPTTLSEERALRERALHGCTSRMLKLLALRQLPDIYPDLLGLQWRDCVRRQLGEHGATPVAAGAV from the coding sequence ATGGCAGAGAAGCGGCCACTGGGGACCCTGGGGCCTGTGATGTATGGGAAGCTGCCCCGCCTAGAGGCAGACTTAGGGCCTGGCCACAGCCTGCCCCCCTCTGCTGGTAACCAGGACCCCTGCGGCTACAAGGGCGCCTACTTCTCCTGCCCCATGGGGGCTCCTCCTAAGACAGGTTCTGAGCGATTGGCACCTTGGACCCCATACCCACCCTTGTACCCTACCAGCATGCCAGGACCACCACTCCGAGCAAACAATCTTCTGACCAGCTGCCTGCTCTACCGCCCGTCCACAGAAAGCTCTGAGAAGGTGCAGGACTCTGGCCCTGTCGAGCTCCTGCCCTTTGGTCCCCAGTCTCACTCCTACCCAGGTCCCCCACTGGCAGCACCCAAACCTGTCTACCGTAGCCCCCTGTGTTACGGGCTCTCGACTTGCCTGGGAGAGGGGGCACCAAAGAAGCCTCTGGATGTTGACTGGACGCTGGTGACAGGATCGTTGTTACCACCAGTGGACCCATCTTGTTCTctgcccccagcctctggcaaggGCCAGTTCCTGGATGGCACCTTTTTGCGTGGGGTGCCAGCTGGGGCATCTGACAAAGACTCCTCGGTGAGCTTCTCCCCCTGCCAGGCCTTCTTGGAGAAGTACCGGGCCCTCCATGGCACAGGCTTCCTGGCCTCAAAGTATGCGAGTCCTTTCTCTGGGGACCCCAAGCAGGCATTGTCTGAGGGCCCCCCGAGTCCTTGGACCCAGCTGGCCCAACCCCTAGGACCAGCCTGCCAGGACCCAGTGCCCCCGCACTATCCGCTGCCCCACCCCACACAGCCCGTGCCTTGCCCGCCAGCCTGTCGCCacccagagaagccaggcagctACGGCCCAGTGCTCCCACTGCAGCCACTGGGAGCCCCCAAGGGGGCCGGGTACCCAGCTGGTGGGCTAAACAGCCCCTACCTGAGGCAGCAGGCCATTCAGACACCCTATATGCCCCCGGTGGGGCTGGACACTTACGCCTACCCCTCCGCCCCCCTCCCGGCACCCTCGCCAGGCCTCAAGCTGGAGCCACCTCTCACCCCACGCTGCCCACTGGACTTTGCCCCCCAAACGCTGGGCTTCCCCTATGCCCGGGAGGACCTCTCTCTCTATGGAGCATCCCCAGGACTCGGAGGGACGCCACCTTCCCAGAACAGTGTGCAGGCCTTGCCAAAGCCTGGGGCCTTCCAGCGGGCATGCCAGCCTCTGCCTGCCAGCCGGCCGTGCTCAGAGCCCATGAGGCCTGCAGAAAAGCCCGTGCAGGAAGCCGAGGAGAAGATGTGGCTGCCCAGCTGCAGAAAGGAGCAGCCCCAgcctcagccccagccccagccccagccccggcTTGATGAGCACCCTGGGGCACCCATTGTCATCGGAGATAGTCCAGTTCCGCGCACCCCACCGCCGCTGCCACCCTGTGCCCAGGAGCGCCAGTCTCTGCCACAGAATGAGGGCTCACTGCCCCCCAGCTCTCCACCCATGCCGGTCATCGACAATGTCTTCAGCCTGGCCCCCTACCGTGACTACCTGGATGTGCCAGCACCCGAGGCCCCAGCTGAGCCTGAACCAGCCCCAGCCCCCAACGAGAGCCATAACAGAGACTGTGGAAGGTCCCTGCCTGCCCAGGAAGCCCCCTCCAGTGAGCACCCCTCACTTAAGGAGGAGGTGGCTCTGGACTTGAGTGTGAAGAAGACCACCGCCGAGGCCTCCCCCACCAAGGTCCCTCATCCCATGGGACGTGCCAAGCCCACCGCAGCCGTGGATATGCCGGCCGCAGGAAGCAATGTCTCCAACGTGCCAGGTATGGGGGACACGGTCTCCAATCCACAGGGCCTGCAAAAGGCAGTCACAGAGGCGCCAGAACCACCCGGGGTGCCAGTGACCACAGAGGCCACCCCAAGGACCAACTTCCACAGCTCAGTGGCCTTCATGTTTCGAAAGTTCAAGATCATCCGGCCAGCACCCTTGCCTGCAACTGCGGTCCCCGCCGCGCCCACCTTGGCCCCTGCCCCGGCCCAGCCTgcacccacccccactcctgTGCCCCCTGGACTACAGATGCTCACCCAGCCCTTGCCCATGGCCTGCTTCGGCCTGACACTGCCCAGCCCTCCAGCTGTAGCCATGGCCTCCCCTGCCTCCGCGCCTGCCCCGGCTCCGTCGCCCGCACCAGCTCCGGCTCCGGCTCCTGCTCCAGTTGCTGGCCCCTCCCCAGCTTCTACCCCCACCATGGCCGACTCCTCAGAGCAGCACTTCACAGGACTGCATGCATCCTTGTGTGATGCCATCTCAGGCTCCGTGGCCCACTCCCCACCCGAAAAGCTGCGCGAATGGCTCGCAACGTCTGGGCCCTGGGGCCGGGCGGCGTGGCAGGACTGCCAGGGCGTGCAGGGGCTGCTGGGCAAGCTGCTGTCGCAGCTGCAGAGCTTCGTGTGCACGCAGCAGTGCCCCTTCCCCCACGTGGTGCGGGCCGGGGCCATCTTCGTACCCATCCACCTGGTGAAGGAGCGGCTGTTCCCGCGGCTGCCACCCGCCTCCGTGGACCATGTGCTGCAGGAGCACCGCGTGGAGCTGCGGCCCACCACACTGTCGGAGGAGCGGGCCCTGCGGGAGCGGGCCCTGCACGGCTGCACCTCGCGCATGCTGAAGCTGCTGGCGCTGCGCCAGCTGCCCGACATCTACCCAGACCTGCTGGGCCTGCAGTGGCGGGACTGCGTCCGCCGCCAGCTGGGTGAGCATGGGGCCACCCCCGTAGCCGCCGGAGCTGTGTGA
- the C20H15orf39 gene encoding uncharacterized protein C15orf39 homolog isoform X1 → MAEKRPLGTLGPVMYGKLPRLEADLGPGHSLPPSAGNQDPCGYKGAYFSCPMGAPPKTGSERLAPWTPYPPLYPTSMPGPPLRANNLLTSCLLYRPSTESSEKVQDSGPVELLPFGPQSHSYPGPPLAAPKPVYRSPLCYGLSTCLGEGAPKKPLDVDWTLVTGSLLPPVDPSCSLPPASGKGQFLDGTFLRGVPAGASDKDSSVSFSPCQAFLEKYRALHGTGFLASKYASPFSGDPKQALSEGPPSPWTQLAQPLGPACQDPVPPHYPLPHPTQPVPCPPACRHPEKPGSYGPVLPLQPLGAPKGAGYPAGGLNSPYLRQQAIQTPYMPPVGLDTYAYPSAPLPAPSPGLKLEPPLTPRCPLDFAPQTLGFPYAREDLSLYGASPGLGGTPPSQNSVQALPKPGAFQRACQPLPASRPCSEPMRPAEKPVQEAEEKMWLPSCRKEQPQPQPQPQPQPRLDEHPGAPIVIGDSPVPRTPPPLPPCAQERQSLPQNEGSLPPSSPPMPVIDNVFSLAPYRDYLDVPAPEAPAEPEPAPAPNESHNRDCGRSLPAQEAPSSEHPSLKEEVALDLSVKKTTAEASPTKVPHPMGRAKPTAAVDMPAAGSNVSNVPGMGDTVSNPQGLQKAVTEAPEPPGVPVTTEATPRTNFHSSVAFMFRKFKIIRPAPLPATAVPAAPTLAPAPAQPAPTPTPVPPGLQMLTQPLPMACFGLTLPSPPAVAMASPASAPAPAPSPAPAPAPAPAPVAGPSPASTPTMADSSEQHFTGLHASLCDAISGSVAHSPPEKLREWLATSGPWGRAAWQDCQGVQGLLGKLLSQLQSFVCTQQCPFPHVVRAGAIFVPIHLVKERLFPRLPPASVDHVLQEHRVELRPTTLSEERALRERALHGCTSRMLKLLALRQLPDIYPDLLGLQWRDCVRRQLGDFNTEPGSVPSSESTVAREEPGSLDLTWKSAAPKAKKPGRKPPTPGPEKAEATAAGGSRGASPTPAAGASLPGPTVKARFRSLLESAWLNGLALPTWGHKASGPDRTAPRPQLLGSQSHQL, encoded by the exons ATGGCAGAGAAGCGGCCACTGGGGACCCTGGGGCCTGTGATGTATGGGAAGCTGCCCCGCCTAGAGGCAGACTTAGGGCCTGGCCACAGCCTGCCCCCCTCTGCTGGTAACCAGGACCCCTGCGGCTACAAGGGCGCCTACTTCTCCTGCCCCATGGGGGCTCCTCCTAAGACAGGTTCTGAGCGATTGGCACCTTGGACCCCATACCCACCCTTGTACCCTACCAGCATGCCAGGACCACCACTCCGAGCAAACAATCTTCTGACCAGCTGCCTGCTCTACCGCCCGTCCACAGAAAGCTCTGAGAAGGTGCAGGACTCTGGCCCTGTCGAGCTCCTGCCCTTTGGTCCCCAGTCTCACTCCTACCCAGGTCCCCCACTGGCAGCACCCAAACCTGTCTACCGTAGCCCCCTGTGTTACGGGCTCTCGACTTGCCTGGGAGAGGGGGCACCAAAGAAGCCTCTGGATGTTGACTGGACGCTGGTGACAGGATCGTTGTTACCACCAGTGGACCCATCTTGTTCTctgcccccagcctctggcaaggGCCAGTTCCTGGATGGCACCTTTTTGCGTGGGGTGCCAGCTGGGGCATCTGACAAAGACTCCTCGGTGAGCTTCTCCCCCTGCCAGGCCTTCTTGGAGAAGTACCGGGCCCTCCATGGCACAGGCTTCCTGGCCTCAAAGTATGCGAGTCCTTTCTCTGGGGACCCCAAGCAGGCATTGTCTGAGGGCCCCCCGAGTCCTTGGACCCAGCTGGCCCAACCCCTAGGACCAGCCTGCCAGGACCCAGTGCCCCCGCACTATCCGCTGCCCCACCCCACACAGCCCGTGCCTTGCCCGCCAGCCTGTCGCCacccagagaagccaggcagctACGGCCCAGTGCTCCCACTGCAGCCACTGGGAGCCCCCAAGGGGGCCGGGTACCCAGCTGGTGGGCTAAACAGCCCCTACCTGAGGCAGCAGGCCATTCAGACACCCTATATGCCCCCGGTGGGGCTGGACACTTACGCCTACCCCTCCGCCCCCCTCCCGGCACCCTCGCCAGGCCTCAAGCTGGAGCCACCTCTCACCCCACGCTGCCCACTGGACTTTGCCCCCCAAACGCTGGGCTTCCCCTATGCCCGGGAGGACCTCTCTCTCTATGGAGCATCCCCAGGACTCGGAGGGACGCCACCTTCCCAGAACAGTGTGCAGGCCTTGCCAAAGCCTGGGGCCTTCCAGCGGGCATGCCAGCCTCTGCCTGCCAGCCGGCCGTGCTCAGAGCCCATGAGGCCTGCAGAAAAGCCCGTGCAGGAAGCCGAGGAGAAGATGTGGCTGCCCAGCTGCAGAAAGGAGCAGCCCCAgcctcagccccagccccagccccagccccggcTTGATGAGCACCCTGGGGCACCCATTGTCATCGGAGATAGTCCAGTTCCGCGCACCCCACCGCCGCTGCCACCCTGTGCCCAGGAGCGCCAGTCTCTGCCACAGAATGAGGGCTCACTGCCCCCCAGCTCTCCACCCATGCCGGTCATCGACAATGTCTTCAGCCTGGCCCCCTACCGTGACTACCTGGATGTGCCAGCACCCGAGGCCCCAGCTGAGCCTGAACCAGCCCCAGCCCCCAACGAGAGCCATAACAGAGACTGTGGAAGGTCCCTGCCTGCCCAGGAAGCCCCCTCCAGTGAGCACCCCTCACTTAAGGAGGAGGTGGCTCTGGACTTGAGTGTGAAGAAGACCACCGCCGAGGCCTCCCCCACCAAGGTCCCTCATCCCATGGGACGTGCCAAGCCCACCGCAGCCGTGGATATGCCGGCCGCAGGAAGCAATGTCTCCAACGTGCCAGGTATGGGGGACACGGTCTCCAATCCACAGGGCCTGCAAAAGGCAGTCACAGAGGCGCCAGAACCACCCGGGGTGCCAGTGACCACAGAGGCCACCCCAAGGACCAACTTCCACAGCTCAGTGGCCTTCATGTTTCGAAAGTTCAAGATCATCCGGCCAGCACCCTTGCCTGCAACTGCGGTCCCCGCCGCGCCCACCTTGGCCCCTGCCCCGGCCCAGCCTgcacccacccccactcctgTGCCCCCTGGACTACAGATGCTCACCCAGCCCTTGCCCATGGCCTGCTTCGGCCTGACACTGCCCAGCCCTCCAGCTGTAGCCATGGCCTCCCCTGCCTCCGCGCCTGCCCCGGCTCCGTCGCCCGCACCAGCTCCGGCTCCGGCTCCTGCTCCAGTTGCTGGCCCCTCCCCAGCTTCTACCCCCACCATGGCCGACTCCTCAGAGCAGCACTTCACAGGACTGCATGCATCCTTGTGTGATGCCATCTCAGGCTCCGTGGCCCACTCCCCACCCGAAAAGCTGCGCGAATGGCTCGCAACGTCTGGGCCCTGGGGCCGGGCGGCGTGGCAGGACTGCCAGGGCGTGCAGGGGCTGCTGGGCAAGCTGCTGTCGCAGCTGCAGAGCTTCGTGTGCACGCAGCAGTGCCCCTTCCCCCACGTGGTGCGGGCCGGGGCCATCTTCGTACCCATCCACCTGGTGAAGGAGCGGCTGTTCCCGCGGCTGCCACCCGCCTCCGTGGACCATGTGCTGCAGGAGCACCGCGTGGAGCTGCGGCCCACCACACTGTCGGAGGAGCGGGCCCTGCGGGAGCGGGCCCTGCACGGCTGCACCTCGCGCATGCTGAAGCTGCTGGCGCTGCGCCAGCTGCCCGACATCTACCCAGACCTGCTGGGCCTGCAGTGGCGGGACTGCGTCCGCCGCCAGCTGG GTGACTTTAACACCGAGCCTGGATCAGTGCCGTCTTCAGAATCCACTGTGGCCAGAGAGGAGCCAGGGAGCCTAGACCTGACTTGGAAGTCGGCTGCCCCCAAAGCCAAAAAGCCAGGGAGGAAGCCGCCGACCCCTGGCCCAGAGAAAGCAGAGGCTACCGCTGCGGGGGGGTCCCGAggggcctcccccacccctgctgctggTGCCAGCTTGCCCGGCCCCACGGTGAAGGCACGCTTCCGCAGCCTGCTCGAATCTGCCTGGCTCAATGGCCTGGCACTGCCCACTTGGGGCCACAAGGCCTCGGGACCGGACCGGACCGCACCACGCCCGCAGCTGTTGGGCAGCCAGAGCCACCAGCTGTAG